One Branchiostoma floridae strain S238N-H82 chromosome 1, Bfl_VNyyK, whole genome shotgun sequence genomic region harbors:
- the LOC118409888 gene encoding ankyrin repeat and KH domain-containing protein CBG24701-like: MINEVGATPLHSACTQRRDHAFGIEPLDKHWVVELLIKNGADLLATTEFGHTALHLACEGGHDKSVEVLIQNGADVLATDKTGDTPLHLACQEGQDKVVELLIKNGADFRVTNKVGNSPLHAACEGGHGNVVDLLIKKQVDLLVKNAGDKRPIDLADGLDGRTRLLLETETRKQAEYSELVSSVGSEEGTTVKLFLCGDGQVGKTSLRAILKKTFFINGAIWNIRMKFKKRDVFNPTPGVHVSSKTVRGIGRLSLHDFAGQAQFYVTHAMLLRTTNAIFPVVYKITDGEEEQKRQARKFPVVTNDLLE, translated from the exons ATGATTAATGAG GTCGGAGCCACCCCTTTGCATTCCGCTTGCACGCAGAGAAGAGATCATGCCTTCGGGATCGAGCCCCTTGATAAGCACTGggttgtggagctgctcatcaagAACGGCGCGGATCTTCTGGCAACTACCGAG TTCGGACACACAGCTCTCCATCTAGCTTGTGAAGGAGGTCATGACAAGAGTGTGGAGGTGCTTATCCAAAATGGGGCTGATGTCCTGGCGACTGACAAG ACCGGGGACACACCTTTGCATTTAGCATGTCAGGAAGGCCAGGACAAGGTTGTGGAACTGCTCATCAAGAACGGTGCTGATTTTAGGGTGACTAACAAG GTCGGAAACTCACCTCTGCATGCGGCATGTGAAGGAGGTCATGGCAATGTTGTGGATCTGCTCATCAAGAAACAGGTCGACCTGCTGGTGAAAAATGCA GGAGACAAACGCCCGATTGATCTTGCTGATGGACTGGACGGACGTACAAGGTTATTGCTCGAG ACAGAAACACGGAAGCAGGCGGAGTACAGCGAGCTGGTCTCCTCCGTGGGGTCTGAGGAGGGGACAACAGTCAAACTGTTTCTCTGTGGAGACGGGCAGGTCGGGAAAACATCTTTACGAGCGATTCTGAAAAAG ACATTTTTCATCAATGGAGCTATTTGGAACATAAGGATGAAGTTCAAGAAAAGGGACGTCTTTAACCCCACCCCAGGGGTGCATGTATCCAGTAAAACCGTGCGGGGAATCGGGAGACTCAGTCTGCATGACTTCGCAGGACAGGCGCAGTTCTACGTCACACACGCCATGCTGCTCCGCACCACTAACGCCATCTTCCCTGTCGTCTACAAAATCACAGATGGGGAGGAGGAACAGAAACGGCAGGCAAGAAAATTTCCAGTAGTGACAAATGATTTACTTGAGTAA
- the LOC118408995 gene encoding uncharacterized protein LOC118408995 produces the protein MGWQDYLAAVRQATSYLEERIVQLASSYLHDEGEIIYLRYESHSLVVLDSQWLFTSVFGSLLAPDHFPIDKVERTAEDYVTIDEITRVFSAVADIPLLIKLLEDFQLCHTYDGRTFILPSLLQQEMEEAAWSPVSSKAVYFGLQIRCRTEIDSFSCDLFPRLQTLLMQAHPDKLSRPLLWKNSAKCTDGKAEALLQITQDKRQLNIFVRSNDDNREDCDSIMDLLKDMTYRLLHETSPGARSRDMVVSALDLREHRPQPHAYSREEVEAAAAKGENLVHPQRNVPEKVKDLLLHLKNLKGMLGRLAKKRPELVETLRHINPILDHLRADDVINLEENDRIRAARTPQDAARELLDTLETKGEETCVQFHSVLKTCDEYASKLLQ, from the exons ATGGGATGGCAGGACTACCTGGCAGCTGTCAGGCAGGCAACGTCTTACCTTGAAGAACGTATTGTACAACTGGCGTCATCGTACCTTCACGATGAGGGGGAG ATCATTTACCTTCGCTACGAAAGTCACTCGTTGGTGGTGCTGGACTCCCAGTGGTTATTCACGTCTGTTTTCGGATCCTTGCTCGCCCCCGACCACTTCCCTATCGACAAGGTCGAGAGAACTGCCGAGGACTACGTCACCATTGATGAGATCACTCGAGTATTCAGCGCAGTAGCCGACATCCCTCTGCTGATCAAACTCCTCGAGGACTTCCAGCTCTGCCACACGTACGACGGTCGCACCTTCATCCTCCCCAGCCTGCTGCAGCAGGAGATGGAAGAGGCGGCGTGGTCTCCTGTGTCTAGCAAGGCTGTCTACTTCGGTCTGCAAATCCGATGCCGCACGGAGATCGACAGCTTCTCGTGCGACCTGTTCCCGCGGCTGCAGACGCTGCTGATGCAGGCGCACCCGGACAAGCTCAGTCGGCCGCTCTTGTGGAAGAACAGCGCCAAATGTACCGACGGGAAGGCCGAAGCGCTGCTGCAGATCACACAGGATAAGAGGCAGCTCAACATCTTCGTCAGGAGCAACGATGACAACAGGGAGGACTGCGACTCCATCATGGACCTCCTGAAGGACATGACGTACCGCCTGCTGCACGAGACCAGCCCCGGAGCCAGGTCACGGGACATGGTGGTCAGCGCCCTGGACCTCCGGGAACACAGACCGCAGCCTCACGCCTACAGCAGGGAAGAGGtggaggcggcggcagcaaaggGCGAGAACCTCGTCCATCCTCAGAGGAACGTCCCAGAGAAGGTTAAGGATCTCTTGCTGCATCTCAAGAATCTGAAAG GCATGCTGGGACGGTTAGCCAAGAAGAGGCCGGAGCTGGTGGAGACCTTACGTCACATCAACCCCATCCTGGACCACCTCcgcgctgatgacgtcatcaacttgGAGGAGAACGACCGCATCCGGGCTGCCAGGACTCCCCAGGATGCAGCGCGCGAGCTGTTGGACACTCTGGAGACCAAAGGGGAAGAGACATGCGTCCAGTTTCACTCAGTCCTTAAAACATGCGACGAATATGCTTCCAAGCTCTTACAGTAG